A portion of the Tachyglossus aculeatus isolate mTacAcu1 chromosome 12 unlocalized genomic scaffold, mTacAcu1.pri SUPER_6_unloc_2, whole genome shotgun sequence genome contains these proteins:
- the LOC119921354 gene encoding LOW QUALITY PROTEIN: uncharacterized protein LOC119921354 (The sequence of the model RefSeq protein was modified relative to this genomic sequence to represent the inferred CDS: inserted 2 bases in 1 codon) has translation SRQPPLISPNSYGSLDLRIPTASTSPVPKQSETKGSTASSPEQGYPGNRMLQMWGQDANQKDVHNDSPERGSFSQRGSTPSGSSLIKDPSQNKDPDHSVPEVIDGVSRFLRLEDSINQSINQNSPRLKSEKWALEDHMDAKRHQSRAGEIPYLGQSGRDDTNTSPPLAPLSSLGPPALSSLRQLAPAIPPSHTPGSLEQRHQKPRRSVTWCDRRMESFLELSLKSGQRDHQGKIKPGDLSEESVKALETVLKRKHVAFLSGLPLIHYLVGPVTVSVVGLIGLAARVVHEXPTGDHPDCSVADWVKGKASEKAHVLPAAERHQAPVDSRECRHSQEAQNRARPQSQTVPAPRPKNDGPVTRPINSSLCPPRSAGHLSAITPTQRGKKDAGEAHSRASLSELAEKFPGPAKSRSPISSTLGPAKASKSNQSSPQASFSAKLKMWLSSLGKGQSSNISPKVWVVTGSKQPCKWSSASRNKKLAISASALSCSGNTKGGYMGYMFICKSIYSPPEQQDFHSSVTDIYTHFIGASWNYIWMKGQIPNTPMKTTVSRVNDVT, from the exons TCCCGCCAGCCTCCTCTCATCAGCCCCAACAGTTACGGCTCCCTGGATCTGAGAATTCCAACCGCTTCCACCAGCCCTGTTCCCAAGCAGAGTGAAACCAAGGGATCGACAGCATCGTCCCCAGAGCAGGGATACCCAGGGAACCGCATGCTCCAGATGTGGGGGCAGGATGCCAACCAAAAAGACGTCCATAATGACTCTCCTGAGAGGGGAAGCTTCAGCCAACGAGGGTCCACCCCCTCGGGGTCCTCGCTGATCAAGGACCCAAGCCAAAACAAGGACCCAGACCACAGTGTACCGGAAGTTATAGATGGCGTTTCTAGGTTTCTGAGACtcgaggactcaatcaatcaatcaatcaatc AGAACTCCCCCAGGCTGAAAAGTGAAAAGTGGGCACTAGAGGACCACATGGATGCAAAGCGCcatcagtctagagctggggaaatTCCCTACTTGGGACAAAGCGGGAGGGACGATACCAACACCTCACCCCCGCTGGCCCCTCTTTCCTCACTgggtcccccagctctctccagccTCAGACAACTGGCCCCAGCCATTCCACCTTCTCACACCCCAGGGTCCCTGGAACAAAGACACCAGAAGCCACGGAGGTCGGTTACATGGTGTgacaggaggatggagtccttCCTGGAACTCAGTTTGAAGTCTGGGCAACGGGACCACCAGGGAAAAATCAAGCCTGGCGACCTGTCCGAAGAATCAGTTAAGGCCCTGGAAACTGTCTTGAAGAGAAAGCACGTGGCTTTTCTTTCTGGGCTTCCTCTCATACATTACCTAGTTGGGCCTGTCACAGTGTCCGTAGTCGGGTTGATCGGGCTGGCTGCGAGAGTAGTCCACGA CCCTACTGGCGACCATCCTGACTGTAGTGTGGCCGACTGGGTGAAGGGGAAGGCATCTGAGAAGGCCCATGTCTTACCAGCTGCTGAACGCCACCAGGCTCCAGTTGACAGCAGAGAGTGCCGCCACTCCCAGGAAGCACAGAACCGGGCCAGACCTCAGAGCCAAACCGTGCCGGCCCCAAGACCGAAGAACGATGGGCCTGTTACCCGCCCTATCAActcatccctctgcccccccaggTCTGCAGGCCACCTGAGTGCTATCACACCTAcacagagggggaagaaggatgcTGGAGAAGCCCACAGCAGGGCCTCTCTCTCTGAACTGGCAGAAAAGTTCCCAGGACCAGCCAAATCCAGGAGCCCCATTTCTTCCACCTTGGGCCCAGCGAAGGCCAGCAAGAGCAACCAGTCGTCACCTCAAGCTTCGTTTTCAGCCAAGCTGAAGATGTGGCTCAGTTCTCTCGGCAAAGGCCAGTCGTCCAACATCAGCCCCAAGGTTTGGGTGGTAACGGGCTCAAAGCAGCCATGCAAGTGGAGCTCAGCATCCAGGAACAAGAAAC TGGCCATCTCAGCATCTGCGTTGTCCTG TAGCGGCAACACAAAGGGCGGCTATATGGGCTATATGTTCATCTGTAAATCCATATAC AGCCCTCCCGAACAACAAGATTTCCACAGTTCAGTGACCGATATTTATACACATTTCATTGGTGCATCTTGGAACTACATTTGGATGAAAGGTCAAATCCCAAACACTCCCATGAAAACCACTGTCAGTCGTGTCAATGATGTTACATAA